One stretch of Cololabis saira isolate AMF1-May2022 chromosome 15, fColSai1.1, whole genome shotgun sequence DNA includes these proteins:
- the LOC133461219 gene encoding RNA/RNP complex-1-interacting phosphatase-like, which translates to MSQKKNVVPKRWLNYQPMGQRLPGTRFIAFKVPLKESLNRRVPQLESFDLWDLMDCMESGNQELGLIIDLTFTTKYYSLTDVPQSCSYIKISTEGHRVPSDNVILSFKQAVRSFLRENWDNDKLIGVHCTHGLNRTGYLVCRYLIDVDGLDPSTAVQLFNSSRGHSIERKNYLRDLQNTNKRSNGAIDESKKVAMKGLAVLRRPSVAREGGEKLRATTEEPQQRGDVPTETEQPDCEQPSGYQRKRRARRRAKVNRKHSHDGLLGKPDIQPEDRQQTS; encoded by the coding sequence ATGTCTCAGAAGAAGAATGTTGTACCAAAGCGGTGGTTGAACTATCAGCCTATGGGACAGAGGCTTCCAGGAACTAGATTTATTGCGTTTAAAGTGCCTTTAAAAGAATCTCTGAACCGTCGGGTTCCTCAGTTGGAGTCCTTTGATCTTTGGGACTTGATGGACTGTATGGAAAGTGGAAACCAGGAGCTGGGTTTGATCATCGATCTGACCTTCACCACCAAATACTACAGTCTAACAGACGTCCCACAGTCCTGCTCTTACATTAAAATCTCCACCGAAGGTCATAGAGTTCCCTCTGATAACGTCATCTTGAGCTTCAAACAGGCAGTCAGATCTTTCCTGAGGGAGAACTGGGACAATGACAAACTCATCGGTGTCCACTGCACCCACGGCCTGAACCGCACCGGGTACCTGGTGTGTAGATACCTGATAGATGTGGACGGGTTAGATCCCTCCACAGCTGTGCAGCTCTTCAACTCCTCCAGGGGTCACAGCATTGAGAGGAAGAACTACCTGCGTGACCTGCAGAACACCAACAAAAGGAGCAACGGTGCTATTGATGAGTCAAAGAAGGTGGCGATGAAAGGGCTGGCTGTGCTGAGACGGCCATCGGTGGCCAGAGAGGGGGGAGAAAAGCTACGAGCCACCACTGAGGAGCCGCAGCAACGTGGTGATGTCCCAACAGAAACTGAGCAACCCGATTGTGAACAACCGTCTGGTTATCAACGCAAACGGAGAGCCCGACGTCGCGCGAAGGTTAACCGAAAACATTCACATGACGGCCTCCTCGGTAAACCGGATATCCAGCCAGAAGACCGGCAGCAAACAAGCTAA
- the LOC133461216 gene encoding gastrula zinc finger protein XlCGF57.1-like, whose amino-acid sequence MSKKRPEYHSLKATIDREFAEVARELLWLLQERGQAELAELRRLLAGRVAAALELVLAAFEASRAADGGTRPRGPRGAGPGGQGGEFCLSVGVRTLSDDKHLKQDVSADKQPKEALPNPCSRAETVAELDQRSASPDHESGEEEKDENDATEATPHCCRVCGKSFERKGFLLKHVEKHSKDDKCLCGVCGESLETIDGLRKHLQTHRDSSRTCDICGKKFPSIRALETHLRLHTGEKPFSCSVCAKAFNQKGNMVTHMKTHGTEKPFTCTFCCKEFSQTNSLERHMKSHEEQMPFSCKVCGKGFSTSSDLTQHARSHNSSNQPIKRNKRRKPSLTPSHSCKVCGNSFHNKGNLLRHAETHINEPDFLCGVCGEGSESLESMQLHIQSHRETSRICEICGVNFRDMEIHMRTHTGQKPFRCKDCAKEFPRKSSLERHMKLHAGERPYICEFCGKTFIENTVLKRHIKSHTGGKPRIYPCEICGKKFTVSQHLDVHKRIHTGEKPYSCKVCNKNFRQIGNLDSHMRIHTGEKPFICSLCGKRFRQKISLETHERFHKKDKAFTCQHCSKGFVQKIDLKRHMLTHTGEKPFSCSACGKSYQEKRSLDSHMKVHVGEQSSKDAAVTSNSKQLEGAHPDFIQL is encoded by the exons ATGTCCAAAAAACGACCGGAGTACCACAGTCTGAAGGCCACGATCGACCGGGAGTTCGCGGAGGTGGCCCGGGAGCTGCTGTGGCTGCTGCAGGAGCGCGGCCAGGCGGAGCTTGCGGAGCTGCGGCGGCTACTGGCGGGGCGGGTGGCCGCGGCCCTGGAGCTGGTGCTGGCCGCGTTTGAGGCGAGCAGGGCGGCCGACGGAGGGACGAGGCCCCGGGGGCCCCGGGGAGCCGGGCCCGGGGGGCAGGGCGGAG AGTTTTGTCTGTCAGTCGGCGTTAGGACTCTCTCTGATGACAAACATCTGAAGCAGGACGTCTCAGCGGACAAACAACCGAAGGAAGCTCTGCCCAACCCCTGCTCAAGAGCAGAGACGGTCGCAGAGCTGGACCAGCGGTCGGCGTCTCCAGACCATGAATCgggagaggaggaaaaggacGAAAATGATGCAACAGAAGCAACGCCTCACTGCTGCAGAGTCTGTGGAAAATCATTTGAAAGAAAAGGGTTTTTGCTTAAACATGTGGAGAAACACTCAAAGGACGACAAGTGTCTTTGTGGTGTGTGTGGTGAAAGTTTGGAGACTATTGATGGTCTGAGAAAGCATCTTCAAACTCACCGTGACAGCAGCAGGACCTGCGATATCTGTGGGAAGAAGTTTCCATCGATTCGAGCTCTGGAGACACACCTAAGGCTGCACACGGGAGAGAAGCCCTTCAGCTGCTCCGTCTGTGCAAAGGCTTTCAACCAGAAGGGTAACATGGTGACTCACATGAAGACCCACGGGACGGAGAAACCATTCACATGTACTTTCTGCTGCAAAGAGTTCAGTCAAACAAACTCTCTGGAGCGGCACATGAAGTCCCACGAAGAGCAGATGCCCTTCAGCTGCAAAGTCTGCGGAAAAGGCTTCTCAACGAGCAGCGATCTGACGCAACATGCCCGGAGCCACAATTCCAGTAATCAGCCAATTAAAAGGAACAAACGAAGGAAACCCAGTCTGACACCTTCTCACTCCTGCAAGGTTTGCGGGAACTCTTTTCACAATAAAGGTAACTTACTCCGGCATGCAGAGACGCATATAAATGAGCCCGATTTTCTCTGTGGAGTCTGCGGCGAAGGGTCAGAGTCTCTTGAGAGCATGCAGCTCCACATCCAGAGCCACAGAGAAACGAGCAGGATCTGTGAAATCTGTGGCGTCAACTTCAGAGACATGGAGATCCACATGAGGACGCATACCGGCCAAAAACCCTTCAGATGCAAGGATTGTGCTAAAGAGTTCCCCAGGAAAAGCTCGCTGGAGAGACACATGAAGTTGCATGCTGGCGAGAGGCCGTACATCTGCGAGTTCTGTGGAAAGACTTTCATTGAAAACACTGTCCTGAAGAGGCACATTAAGAGCCACACGGGAGGTAAACCCAGAATTTACCCCTGCGAGATCTGCGGCAAGAAGTTCACCGTGAGCCAACATCTGGATGTTCACAAGAGgatccacacgggcgagaagccttATTCCTGCAAAGTCTGCAACAAGAACTTCCGACAGATTGGTAACCTGGACTCTCACATGAGgatccacacgggcgagaagccgttCATCTGTAGCCTCTGTGGAAAGAGGTTTCGGCAGAAAATCTCGCTGGAGACGCACGAGAGGTTCCACAAGAAAGACAAAGCGTTCACCTGCCAGCACTGCAGCAAAGGCTTTGTTCAGAAGATTGACCTGAAAAGACACATGCTGACTCACACGGGCGAGAAACCCTTCAGCTGCTCTGCCTGTGGGAAGAGCTATCAAGAGAAACGCTCCTTGGACTCGCACATGAAGGTCCACGTTGGAGAGCAGAGCAGCAAAGATGCAGCGGTGACGTCCAACTCCAAGCAACTGGAAGGAGCTCACCCTGACTTTATCCAGCTGTGA
- the LOC133460988 gene encoding gastrula zinc finger protein XlCGF57.1-like, which produces MCVVQRLRASVRERIISAAEDALLRLEKGQPAGKLQALLAERLAAAAEDVLGLFELALADYEDRIRRSQERLHRQEKLLNAVLQPEVRLHRAESALFPRAPASAHLQNKSSGRQSGGVTEEAAGESLQSMSLKNMNLQPEDPAHLNQRDPESESSNTFFSGPCSLSSSFYPPVSPSSNEDPDHDPSQNLTYVRKKTRGRPALRAVKTKRKRLRPTHAFNCSVCGRALQGKGYLLKHVLNVCASNQDNCCGYCGDVLKSADGLKDHLQLHQKNSKKCSFCGKTFHSILAQELHTRLHTGEKPYSCQTCGKKFSQKGHLMSHLHVHAPEKPFQCQECPRAFSHLTSLERHVKEHGGKVVHACTVCSQEFRKQHSLQNHMENHEKDRTRTPKRFRSSALSHSCKVCRETFDRKILLVKHAKTHLEDPSSRCGVCGDHYQSVNTLTAHLHSHQDAGSTCDTCGKFFPGHSALLMHMRIHTGEKPFICSFCGKAFNQSGNLKTHLKIHTGERAFSCSTCGKGFTQKQTLDIHVRFHNKERRFLCQVCGKGFIQEVDLKRHILIHTGEKPYSCSVCGKSFQARRSLNGHLKVHAADGEDAGLPLDRSTEPQISDSVYSWVPPAVDPGVCTASAPAGDLPPVASGLKLAMLDLSV; this is translated from the exons ATGTGTGTGGTGCAGCGGCTGCGGGCGTCGGTCCGTGAACGCATCATCTCCGCGGCTGAAGACGCTCTGCTGCGGCTGGAAAAGGGACAACCAGCGGGTAAACTACAGGCGCTGCTCGCCGAGCGGCTGGCCGCGGCGGCGGAGGACGTGCTGGGGCTGTTCGAGCTGGCCCTGGCAGACTACGAGGACCGGATCCGGCGGTCCCAGGAGCGGTTACACCGCCAGGAGAAGCTGCTCAACGCCGTGCTGCAGCCCGAGGTCCGGCTGCACAGGGCAGAGTCCGCGCTGTTTCCCCGCGCTCCCGCTTCCGctcaccttcaaaataaaagctccgGCCGTCAGAGTGGAGGGGTGACGGAAGAGGCTGCAGGCG AATCTCTGCAGTCGATGTCCCTTAAGAACATGAACCTCCAGCCAGAAGATCCAGCACATCTGAACCAGCGTGACCCTGAAAGTGAAAGCAGCAACACTTTCTTCTCCGGGCCGTGCTCCCTCTCTTCGTCTTTTTACCCCCCCGTTTCTCCAAGCAGCAACGAGGATCCGGATCACGACCCCAGTCAGAATCTCACATACGTTAGGAAGAAGACGCGGGGCCGGCCGGCTCTTCGAGCGGTCAAGACGAAGCGAAAGCGCTTGCGTCCAACTCACGCCTTCAACTGCTCCGTCTGTGGACGCGCTCTCCAGGGGAAAGGCTACCTGTTAAAACACGTCCTGAATGTTTGTGCCAGCAACCAGGACAACTGCTGCGGCTACTGCGGAGATGTTTTAAAATCAGCTGACGGTTTAAAGGATcacctgcagctccaccagaAGAACAGCAAGAAATGCAGCTTCTGTGGGAAGACGTTCCACTCCATCCTGGCGCAGGAGCTGCACACCCGCCTGCACACCGGGGAGAAGCCGTACAGCTGCCAAACCTGCGGCAAAAAGTTCAGCCAGAAGGGCCACCTCATGTCTCACCTGCACGTCCACGCGCCAGAAAAACCTTTCCAGTGTCAGGAGTGCCCGCGGGCCTTCAGCCACCTGACCTCCCTAGAGCGGCACGTGAAGGAGCACGGCGGGAAGGTGGTGCACGCCTGCACCGTCTGCAGCCAGGAGTTCAGGAAGCAGCACAGCCTGCAGAACCACATGGAAAACCACGAGAAGGACCGCACTCGCACGCCCAAGAGGTTCCGCAGCTCGGCGCTGTCCCACAGCTGCAAGGTGTGCAGGGAAACCTTCGATCGGAAGATCCTCTTAGTGAAACACGCCAAGACTCACCTGGAGGACCCGAGCAGCCGCTGTGGAGTTTGTGGAGATCACTACCAGTCCGTCAACACCCTCACGGCTCACCTGCACTCCCACCAGGACGCCGGCAGCACCTGCGACACCTGCGGGAAGTTTTTCCCGGGTCACTCCGCGCTGCTGATGCACATGAGGATCCACACCGGAGAGAAGCCCTTTATCTGCAGCTTCTGTGGGAAAGCCTTCAACCAGAGCGGCAACCTGAAGACGCACCTGAAGATCCACACGGGGGAGCGGGCCttctcctgcagcacctgcggcAAGGGCTTCACCCAGAAACAGACTCTGGACATTCACGTCCGCTTCCACAACAAGGAGAGGCGCTTCCTGTGTCAGGTGTGTGGGAAGGGCTTCATCCAGGAGGTGGACCTGAAGAGACACATCCTGATCCACACGGGGGAGAAGCCGTACAGCTGCAGCGTCTGTGGGAAGAGCTTCCAGGCCCGGCGATCGCTCAACGGACACCTGAAAGTGCACGCAGCCGACGGGGAGGACGCCGGACTCCCACTGGACAGAAGTACAGAGCCACAGATATCAGACAGCGTCTACTCGTGGGTTCCTCCAGCCGTAGACCCGGGGGTGTGCACGGCGTCTGCTCCTGCTGGAGACCTCCCTCCCGTGGCCAGTGGATTAAAACTAGCAATGCTTGATTTAAGTGTTTAG
- the LOC133461384 gene encoding zinc finger protein 316-like: MFTPRDCFLSGGHSPTSAGSVRDKHLLDLTNMLKLHMLRVFVDQRLSAVTDDIFHRFSEIITEYESDVLQLKLELSRLQPGAVDRPGDGPEDRPEDRPEDQPAGVLQSFTPEEPQVRRQSCRAHVKLEEGGSSALEDSDIRTAACSEAKPHTDSQRAGLGVKQEADEDHLMVEISSQLEGVLEDFAAEDEQQVKALSLNLHIQPELRAPERQGPDSHLTVSSAVQIKTLDEEGIPPSHENHDCRNEEPLPTPSDPLRLDPGGSYGSDHDWNSAGRLELSSEHGDGVLFEPGDQSAPGTQNPLICNSCGREFSSKACLKKHIRNNTSKDLGEMSCSLRRPRAPFQRPSHCYSCRVCRSSFYSGGILLRHAETHCRELNSLCGVCGELLDSTQALMEHLRSHKELGSTCDVCGKKWSSIRRMEIHKRIHTGEKPYCCGFCSLAFSRKESLERHLRVHSGERPHGCGLCRRSFTRRGYLIHHMNTAHRAAK, encoded by the exons ATGTTTACACCACGTGACTGCTTCCTGTCCGGCGGACATTCTCCAACATCTGCTGGATCTGTGCGGGACAAACATCTGCTGGATCTGACAAACATGCTGAAGCTCCACATGTTGCGGGTGTTCGTGGACCAGCGGCTCTCCGCCGTAACGGACGACATTTTCCACCGTTTCTCTGAAATCATCACGGAGTACGAGAGCGATGTTTTGCAGCTGAAGCTGGAGCTGAGCAGACTGCAGCCTGGAGCGGTGGACAGACCGGGGGACGGACCGGAGGACAGACCGGAGGACAGACCGGAGGACCAGCCTGCAG GTGTTCTGCAGAGTTTCACCCCAGAGGAGCCACAGGTGAGGAGACAGAGCTGCAGAGCCCACGTTAAACTGGAAGAAGGTGGAAGTTCAGCTCTAGAAGACTCTGACATCAGAACGGCAGCGTGTTCGGAGGCCAAGCCTCACACTGACAGCCAGCGCGCAGGTCTGGGTGTCAAACAAGAAGCAGATGAAGATCACTTGATGGTAGAGATCAGCTCTCAGCTGGAAG gtGTTCTAGAGGATTTTGCAGCAGAAGATGAGCAGCAGGTGAAGGCTTTAAGCCTCAACCTGCACATCcaaccagagctcagagctccaGAACGCCAGGGCCCTGACTCCCACCTCACAGTAAGTTCTGCTGTGCAAATCAAGACGCTGGATGAAGAAGGAATACCTCCTTCACATGAGAACCACGACTGCAGAAATGAGGAACCTCTTCCAACTCCCTCAGACCCTCTGAGACTTGATCCTGGAGGAAGCTACGGATCTGACCACGACTGGAACTCTGCAGGCCGTCTGGAGTTGTCCAGTGAGCACGGTGACGGGGTTCTGTTTGAACCAGGAGACCAGAGCGCTCCGGGGACTCAAAACCCTCTCATCTGCAACAGCTGTGGCCGAGAGTTCAGCTCCAAGGCGTGTCTGAAGAAACACATCAGGAACAACACCAGTAAGGACCTGGGGGAGATGTCCTGCAGTCTCCGGAGACCCAGAGCCCCGTTCCAGAGACCGTCCCACTGCTACAGCTGCAGAGTCTGCCGGAGCTCCTTCTACAGCGGAGGGATTCTGCTCCGGCACGCCGAGACCCACTGCAGGGAGCTGAACAGCCTGTGTGGGGTCTGCGGGGAGCTGCTGGACTCCACCCAGGCGCTCATGGAGCACCTGAGGTCCCACAAAGAACTGGGCAGCACCTGCGACGTGTGTGGGAAGAAATGGAGCTCCATCAGGAGGATGGAGATCCACAAACGGATCCACacgggagagaagccgtacTGCTGCGGCTTCTGCAgcctggccttcagcaggaagGAGAGTCTGGAGAGACACCTGAGGGTGCACAGCGGGGAGCGGCCGCACGGCTGTGGGCTCTGCAGGAGGAGCTTCACCCGCAGGGGCTACCTGATCCATCACATGAACACCGCACACAGAGCCGCTAAATAA